A stretch of DNA from Rhodoluna sp. KAS3:
TAGCCAGACCTGATCTTTAATCGGCTCGGCCAGCTCTTTGACTGATCCGTATCCGGGCAAAACAGCGTCTGGTTCAAGCAGCGACCAAGGCACCAGCACGAATGCGCGCTCAGAAGCGCGAGGGTGCGGGAGGGTCAACTCTTTGCCCACCTTGATCTCGTTGCCATAGGTGATGATGTCGATATCGAGGGTTCGCGAGCCCCAACGCTCAAGGCGAATTCGCCCGTGCTCGGTCTCGATTCGGCGAATCTCGTTTAGCAACTCTTTTGGTTTCAGGGTGGTCTCGATTCGAACCACTCCGTTTAGGTAGTTGGGTTTCGTTTCGTCCGTGCCGGCCTCGGTCAATGCCACCGATTCGACCAGCGGTGAGCAGAGAACGCCCTTGATACCCGGGGTTAGCGCCAGCGCTTTGAGTGCCGAGCGAATGGTCTTGCGGCGCTTACCGAGGTTTCCGCCCAATGCCAAAATTGCCTTTACCGGTTCAGCCATGACTTAGCCCTCACTGCCAATTGCGCTGGCTTTGTCAAAACGGCGTTTGGCCTTGACGGTGACCGAAACATCTTGAAACTCATGATTAATTGGTGCGTTTGGTTTGTGCACTGTGATTTTTGCCTTGAGCACCGGGCTGGCTGGCCCTCCGAAATTTAGGGCCAGATCCAAAAGGCGCTGGGCCAAAGTCTCGATCAGGTCGACCGGCTCGTGCTTCACGTTCTCGATAATGGCCTCGGCCAACTCACCGTAGTGAACCGTGTTGCTCAGGTCATCGGTGATGGCAGCTTTGTGACCGGCAACCCAGATGGTCGCATCAATCAAAAACTCCTGGCCGTTTTCGCGCTCAAACTCAAACACCCCGTGGTGCGCAAAAACTTTGAGCCCGGTGAGCTTAATTTTGAACTGCTGAACGGTGGCCATGAGTTAACTCTGCCCCTCTTCGCTGCCCTGGCGCAATGCCTCGACTACCGAGATTGCATCGCTGGTGGCAATTACGTTGTGCACACGTACACCCCATATTTTGCGCTGCAGCAGGAGGGCGGTCAGAACCGCTGTCGCCAAATCTCTCCGGTTATTTGAAATCTCGGTAACCTCAGGCTCAAGACCTGGCTCAAGCGCACCGGCAATAAACCGTTTGCGACTTGCACCAACAAGAATCGGCAAATCCAACTTCTCAAGCTCGTCAAGACGGGCAACCAGCTGCCAGTTTTGCTGCATGTCCTTGGCAAAACCCAGACCCGGATCAATGATGATTTTGCTGCGCTTCACTCCAGCTGCAATCGCAGCATCCACCCGCGCCTGCAACTCAATGGCAACCTCGCGAGCAACATCGATGTACTGGGCGTTGTTCTGCATCTCATCGCTAAAACCACGCCAGTGAGAAATGATGATTTTTGCTCCAGAGGCGGCAGCCAGGCCAAACATTTTTTCGTCGGCCAGGCCACCAGAAACATCGTTGATAATCGAGGCGCCAGCGGCAACAGATGCCAACGCGGTCGAAGCATTCATGGTGTCGATGCTGATCAACACATCGCGACGATCAATTTTCTGCAGCTCTTCAACGATTGCTTCGATGACCGGAATCACTCGCGCCAATTCGATCTCTGGGCTCACCCGAGCTGCACCCGGCCTGGTTGATTCGCCACCGATGTCGATAATGTTGGCGCCACCCATAATCAGCAGGCGGGCGTGATCCAGAGCTGACTCAACTGAGGTGTATTCACCACCATCGCTGAATGAATCTGGCGTGACGTTTAGAACGCCCATTACGAGGGGCCGGTTGAAAGTCATTTCGAAATCAATCTCACTTAGAGATGAGGCCCATGACCTCAGCGCGTGCGGCCGGCTCTGAATAGCAACCACGCGTTGCCATGGTGACGGTGTTTGCCTCAGGCTGGCGGGCGCCTCTAGAAACCACGCAGTGGTGACGGGCCTCAACGACCACAACCACACCCTTGGTACCTAACCCAGCCTCCAGCTCATCGGAAATCTGAGCGGTTAGATTCTCTTGCAATTGCGGGCGAGCAGCCAAAACCTCAACCAACTTAGGCAGGCGGCCAAGCCCAATCACTCGGTCGTCTGGCAGGTAGGCAATGTGAGCCACCCCGGTGAAGGGCAATAGATGGTGCTCGCACATCGAAACAAACTCAATGTCCTTGAGAATCACAACGTCGTTGTGCTCTGCTTCGAAAGTGTCTGACAGGGTCTCGCCGGCATCGGCACCCACGCCCTTGAAGAACTCCGCGTACGCCTCAGCCACCTTCTGCGGAGTCGCCAAAAGCTCACTCCGTGTTGGGTCTTCGCCGATGGCCTGAATCAGCTCAACGACTGCAGCTTTGATGCGCGCGGTGTCAACCAAGGTTTACTCTTCGGTCTTCTTTGGTGCAGCCGGCTTGCGTGCTACTGGCTTCTTAGCTGCCGGTGCCTTTGGCGCCGCAGGCTTTTTAGCCGCAGGCTTGGCAGGCTTGGCAGCCTTTACCGCTGCAGCCTTAGCTACCTTGGCCTTCTCAGCTGACGAACCCTTTACCGGAATCTCGATTGGACCCTGCTTTGAAACAGGTCGGGTCTTCTTCGACAACCACTGTGGGCGAAGCGGCAACTTCTTAACCGGCTTGAAAATCACTGCGATGTCTTCAGCCTGAAGAGTCTCGCGCTCCATGAGCTCTTTTGCCATGGCGTCAAGAACCTTGCGGTTTAGGGTCAGTGCCTTGTAGGCCTCGTCGTGAGCAGCATCAAGAATTGCTCGGACCTCAGCGTCAATAAGCTGAGCGGTTGCCTCTGAGTACTCTCGAGCCTGAGCCATGTCGCGGCCAATGAAAACCTCGCCACCGCCGCCAAAGCTGATTGAACCCAACTGCGATGAGTAGCCGTACTTGGTGACCATCTCGCGTGCAATGTGAGTGGCTTTTTCGAAGTCATTCGAGGCACCCGTGGTTGGGTCGTGGAACACGATCTCTTCCGCAACGCGGCCACCCATTGCGTAGGCAATCTGGTCTAGCAGCTGGTTTCTTGAGACGCTGTAGCGATCTTCGAGTGGCAACACCATGGTGTAACCAAGTGCGCGACCGCGAGGCAAAATGGTGACCTTTGACACTGGGTCGCTGTGGTTTAGCGAAGCCGCAACCAAAGCGTGGCCGGCCTCGTGGTAGGCAGTGTTTAGGCGCTCTTTGTCTTGCATCAAGCGTGACTTCTTCTGCGGTCCACCGATAACGCGGTCGATTGCTTCGTCAAGAGTGGCTGCTGAAATTTCTTTTTCGTTTTGGCGAGCAGTCAATAGAGCTGCTTCGTTCAATACGTTGGCTAGGTCGGCACCGGTAAAACCTGGTGTGCGCCGAGCAACTGAGGCCATGTCAACGTCATCGGCAATTGGCTTGCCCTTGGCGTGAACCTTAAGAATCTGCTCGCGCCCGATTAGGTCAGGAGCACCCACACCAATCTGGCGGTCAAAACGGCCCGGGCGCAAGAGAGCCGGGTCAAGGATGTCTGGGCGGTTGGTAGCCGCAATCAGAATCACGTTGGTCTTTGAATCAAAGCCATCCATCTCAACCAAAAGCTGGTTTAGTGTCTGCTCGCGCTCGTCGTTACCGCCACCGATACCGGCACCGCGGTGACGACCAACGGCGTCAATTTCGTCGACAAAGATAATCGCTGGAGCAGCCTGCTTGGCCTGGTCAAATAGGTCGCGAACTCGCGACGCACCAACACCGACAAACATTTCAACAAAGTCAGAACCTGAGATTGCAAAGAATGGCACACCGGCTTCACCGGCTACGGCCTTGGCAACCAAAGTCTTACCGGTTCCCGGAGGGCCATAGAGCAAAACACCGCGAGGAATCTTGGCGCCAAGCTTCTGGAACTTCTCTGGCTCCTGCAAAAACTCTTTGATTTCTTGTAGTTCTTCAAGGGCCTCGTCGGCTCCGGCAACATCGGCAAAGGTCTTGTTTGACTGCTCTTTGTTGATCAGCTTGGCCTTTGACTTGCCAAAGTTCATTACCTTGCTGTTGCCACCCTGAAGGCCAGACATCAAGAACCAGAAAATCAAACCGATGATGACAAACGGAAGCAGTGTGCCCAAAATCGCCAGGTACCACGGAGTGTTTTGCACATCATCGTCGTAGCCCTTAGAGATAGAGGCGTTAGAAATTACCTCGATAACCTGGTCACCGCGAGCAGTGACGTAGTAGAACTGAACGTTCTTGCCATACTTGGCGTCTTCGTTGATCAGGGTTACGTCAACGCGCTGGTCGTTGCCCAGTACCTTGACCTGCTCAGCCTTGCCGCTCTCGATGAGCTCTAGGCCGTAGGCGGTGGTTACCTGCTTTACGCTGTTGCCGTTGATCATCGACGAACCGATGAGCAAGACCATCACAGCTACAAAGATCCAGACGAATGGACCACTGAGGATTTTCTTGAAGTTCATGATTGAGGCCTTGCCTCAGTCCTTTCTAGGAATAAACCGCTGGAGAAAGCACAGCCACGCCCTTTAGCGTGCGGTACTTCTCTGAATAGTCGAGGCCGTAGCCCACAACGAATTCATTCGGAATATCAAAACCTACGAGTGCGACATTTACTTCCACCTTTGCGGCAGCAGGTTTGCGCAACAATGCAACAACCTCGACCGAGGCAGCACCGCGGGCTTCGAGGTTAGAGACCAACCAGCTGAGCGTCAGCCCTGAGTCGATGATGTCTTCGACGATGACCACGTGACGACCTAGGACGTCAGCATCTAGGTCTTTGAGGATTCGAACCACACCAGATGAAACTGTTCCCGAACCGTATGAAGAGACGGCCATCCAGTCCATTGACACCGATAGCTGCATGGCGCGTGAAAGGTCAGCCATGAACATGACGGCACCCTTTAGAACACCCACCAAGAGCACATCTTTGCCTGCGTATTTTGAGTCCAACTCGGCTGCCAATTCGGCAACTCGGGTGGCAATTTGTTCTTCGGTGACAAGCACCTCGGTGATTTCGTTAGCTACCTTCGAAAGGTCCACTTAGCAGGCTCCTGGTTTGAGGGTTTTAGTGGTCTTTAGGGTGATTGAATCACCCAGTCGTTCTACTCTAACGCCTGGCAGGGTCAGCGGTTTCTGCCCGTGCCACCGGTCAACCAACTCGTCGACCGCCAAGATGTGTACTCGGGCAAAAGTTGGGGCCTCAAGTACCTCAAGCGCGCGGGCAACAACTCGGTGCCGAATCGCCAACGGCAAAGCCTTAAACCCAGCCACATCGATGTGAATTGCGTTTGATTTGGTAGCCACAATATCGGCGTAAGAGGCTTCAGCCAGCCTCGACAGAACTTCATCGTCTTCACGAAGCTGCTCGGCTGTGCGCACTAGCGCCTCGGCAATTCCCGGACCAATTTCTTGCTCTAGCTTTGGCAGCAGGTTTAGCCGCACACGCACTCGGGCGTAACGCGGGTCGTGATTCATCGGGTCAAGCCAAGGTTTTAATTCGCTATCGGCACAAAACCTCTGGGTGGTTTTTCGGCTGACTGAAAGCAGTGGGCGCAGGTAGCGACCCGAGTGCATGGCCATGCCGTTCAGTGACCTGGCGCCTGACCCGCGGGCTAGGCCCAGCAACACGGTCTCAGCCTGATCATCAAGAGTGTGGCCCAGCATAATGACCACGGCATCAAGCCTGGCAGCGGCTTCGTCGAGCGCACGGTACCTGGCAACCCGGGCGGCGGCCTCTGGCCCGCCAACTGTGCCGACTTCAACCGTTGCAACCTCAACCGGGTCAAGCCCCAACCCGGTCAGAATAAGAGCGGTGTCTTGAGCCACTCTTGCCGAGCCAGACTGCATTTGGTGGTCAACAATTACGGCACCCACCCGGATGCCCGCGCGCGGTCCCTCGAATGCCAAGGCTCCGGCGAGCGCAAGTGAGTCGGGCCCACCCGAACAAGCCACCAAGACCAACTGCCCTTTGGTGACCCCGGCCAACTCTAAAGATTCGCGCACCGCGCGACGAACATCGGCAATTGCCGGGGTCAAGCGCGGGCGTTCAGTCAACAGTCACTCTTTTCGGTAATCTTTTAGAAGTCCTGCGAGATTTTCTCTCGCCTCAAGCCTATTTAGGAGAACCATGGGTTACGAAGCAGTAATTGAGATTCCTCGCGGAAGCCGCAACAAGTATGAGGTTGACCACGAGACCGGCCGCGTGCACCTAGACCGCGTTTTGTTTACTCCGTTTGTCTACCCGGTTGACTATGGCTACTTCGACAAGACTCTCGGCGGCGACGGCGACCCGCTTGACGCTCTAGTCCTTCTTGAGTTCCCAGTGTTCCCAGGTGTTGTTGTGGATGTCCGCCCAGTTGGCGTATTGCCTATGGAGGATGACGGCGGCATTGACGAGAAGGTCATCTGTGTTCAGACTAAGGACCCACGCTGGGCCCACATCCAGGACATCAACGATGTGCCAGAGCAGACCAAGAACGAGCTACTTCACTTCTTCTCTCACTACAAGGACCTAGAGCCAGGCAAGTGGGTAAAGGTTGGCGAGTGGCAGGGCAAGGACGTTGCAGAGCGTCTAATCAAAGAGGCTTACGAGCGCTTTGAGGCTCAGGGTCACTAACTAGCCAAGAATTCATCGAGCTGGGCGAAGGTCGCTCCAAAGCCAATTCGCATCGACTCGACATTTGCGTAGAACAGCTCAACCTCGTGAGGTTGGGCGTTCAGCGGTGCACCTTCAAGGTGAATCAGGGTTTGATCGCCGTCTTCGACAAAGGTGAGGGTGTTGTAAACCTCAAGCGGCCAGTCCGGGTTTAGGTAGTGTCTTGCGCGCGCGCCAAATTCATCTGAGAAGTAATTGATGAAGACAATTTCTTGGTGACGGTCAACGGTTAGGTAATCAAAGCCGCCCCACATTTCAAAGCGCTCTTGCGTGCCGTCTTCGTTCGACATCAGGTAGTGAAATTTGCCGCCAGGTTCAACATTGGCCTGCACCACGGTCAGCTTCAAACCCTGCGGGCCCCACCACTTCGCCAACTGATCGGCAATCGTCCAGGCATTCCAAACCACACCGATGGGTGCTTTGGCAATGTGTGAAATTCTCAGTGGCTCACGTTCAGTCATGACCAGAGAATACAAGAATTTAGGCTGAAGGGCGCCCTGCGTAGCGGAACAATTCGCCGTAGCGTAGCGGAACAATTCTCACGGTTCGTGCTGGGTTTGGCGCCTCAAGCATCATGCCGCCGCCCATGTAAAGCACCACGTGATACTTATCGCCACTGAATGCGCTCTCGGTTGAGTACCACATTAGGTCGCCGCTTACCGCCTGGTTCAGCGGAATCAACTTCTTGTTGGCTGCCATGGTGTTGAACTGGTTGGTAGCTGAGTGGGTGCCGATGTAAATTCCGGCGCTCGCGTACGCAGCCTTAGTAATACCCGAGCAGTCCCAAACATCTGGGCCCATGCCGCCAAGCACGTAGCGTTCACCAAGCTGAGCCTTGGCAAAGGTGAACATGGTCTCGACCTTGCCCTGGTCAGGTGCGCCAACTGTGTAGAGCTCCGGTGCGGTAGGCATCGAGGTTCCGGCGTTCTGGCGGGCCTCAGCAGCCAAACCCTCAGCACGCTGGCGCTCTAGGTCTGATGCGGTGTTTCGCAAGGTGGCCAGCTGTGCATAAAGTGTGCGGTTTGCGCGCTCACTCTCGTCTACCTGTGCCTGGACTGCATTGGCTGCATCGGTGGCTTCAGCAAATGCCGACTTGGCCAGTGCTGCTTTTTCGGCCAACTGTTTTTTAGCAACGTTCAATTCGTCAGTGACCGACTGTGCGTAAAGCTGCTTTTCAATTGAACGGCGATAAATTACGTCGTTCTGATCGGCAACCTTTTCTTGTGCTCCCAATTGGTAGAGCAGGTCATCGGCTTCGCCGGAATTCAAAAATAGGTTGAGTGAGGTTCCACTGGTGCCGTCGCGGTACATCTGAGAAGCAATTTGGCCGAGCTGCTCTTTGGCCGCATCTGCCTGTGCATTTGCGGTGTCAGCCTGGCTCTGAAGTGAGTTGACCTTGGTGGTCATGATGTCAACCTGCTCTTGGGCTTGGTTGAACTGTTCAGCCTTGATCAGCGCGGCTTTGCTGAGTTTGTCGGCCTCTACCTGCTGGTCAGCGATGATCTTCTCGAGTCGAGCAATCATCTCTTTTTTGGCAGTCACATTGTTCTTGGCTTCGGCGACCTCGCCGGCGGTTGGGTAGTCAGGAACCGCCCATGATGGGCTGATCGCTGCCCCGGTGAGGAGCAAGCCAGTGACCGCCGCAGAGGCAACCAAGACGCGAGAAACCCGTAACTTCATGCTTCGAAACTAACACGAAACCCTAAACAATTACATGAACCTTTCCTGTGAATCCAGTCTCGGGTTGCCAAGACCGGCACCAAGCACTATTCTTTTCTCTTGGTGCTATGAAGTATCCGCTTTGTAGGCCCCATCGTTTAGAGGCCTAGGACACCGCCCTTTCACGGCGGCAGCACGGGTTCGAATCCCGTTGGGGTCACTATAGAGCGAGGCTTCAAAGTACCAAAGCACCAAAGTAAGGTCCTGTAGCGCAGTTGGTTAGCGCGCCGCCCTGTCACGGCGGAGGTCGCGGGTTCAAGTCCCGTCAGGATCGCTCAAAAAGAGCCCTTCATTCGAGGGGCTTTTTTGAAAGGTAAAGCAATTTACCTTGGCTCTGTAGCTCAGTTGGTAGAGCGAACGACTGAAAATCGTTAGGTCACCGGATCGATGCCGGTCGGAGCCACGAAGACACCCTTAGATCTCACGTCAAAGGGTGTTTTTGCTTTAACCGGACATTCCGGCGAGAGAGCTGGCAATCACTAGGCTTTAGGCGTGACCACAATCATCCTGGGCTTTGCTACCTCTTTGGTTTACGGCTTTGCCGACTTTTTTGGCGCGCTAGCCAGCAAAAAGATCAAGCCGGTCACCGTCACATTTTTAGCTGGACTGGTTGGTTTGGGCTTTGTGTCCATCATGAGCCTGATATTCGGTGCCACCTTTAGCCCGGGTGCCTGGTTTTGGGGAATCGCCGCGGGCTTTGCAGCGGCTATCGGTATGACCGCCCTTTACGCCGCCTTGGCTATCGGGCCAATCTCAGTAGTCTCTCCCCTTTCAGCTGTGGTCTCGGCAATCGTTCCGATGATTGTTGGCTTCTTTTTGGGTGAACGATTTTCACCGATTGGCTTCGGCGCCATCGCAGCCATCGTGGTGGCGGTTTTTCTGGTGGGCTTTGTGCCGGGCGAGGATGTTCGGCTGCCATCCACTCGAGCACTAATTTTAGGAATCATCGCCGGCGTGGGCATCGGTGTGGTTTTGATCTGTGTGGACCAAGCCCCATCAGACTCTGGCCTTGCCCCAGTTATTTTGCTCAGGGGAATGTCGGCCACGATGCTTGGCATCTTTACCCTGACCGCTTTTATGCGGGCTCGCGGGGTCAAACAGGAAAAGCGCGAACCGATTCCGGCCAAGTATTGGATCTCGGTGGCCCTGGCCGGCATTTTTGATGCCAGCGCCAACATCTTCTTTTTGACCGGTATGCGACTTGGATCACTAACTGTGGTGAGCGTTTTGACCGCGCTTTACCCACTCGGAACCATCATTTTGGCCCGCATCTTTTTGAAAGAGCGGCTGGCCAAGACCCAGCAGTTGGGCATCATGATAGCCCTGTTGTCGAGCGCAATTCTGGCAGTAGCGTAGGGCAAGCCGGCTCAATCGTCGTGGGGCTCGGGTAGCCTAGGCACTATGCAAAATACCCGTAACCGTTGGATCGGTCTTGTCTTTATTTCTTTGGCCATCTCTCTGGTTATCATCGACGGAACCATCGTCAACACCATTTTTCCGAGCATCATCGAAGACCTTGGCCTAACCTCTACCGAGGTTCAGTGGGTTCAAGAGAGCTACGTTTTGGTCTTTGCCTCACTGCTTTTGGTTTGGGGTTCACTGGCAGACCGCATTGGTCGCCGCAAAGTTTTGGTAATCGGTTTGGTCATCTTTGTGCTGGCATCGGTCTGGGCAGGTTTTAGCCAAGATGCAGCCCAAATGATCATGGCCCGCGTGGCCCAAGGTGTCGGTGGAGCCATGGTGCTACCGACCACGCTGTCGCTGGTCAACGCAAATTTTCAGGGTCGCGAGCGCGGCATTGCCTTTGCCGTTTGGGGTTCAACCATCGGTGGAATGGTGGCCGTTGGGCCGGTACTTGGCGGTTGGCTAGCCACTGACTTTGACTGGCGCTGGGCTTTCAACATCAACCTGCCGCTAGGCCTGTTGGTTATTGCAGGTCTGCTGTACTGGATTGGCGAATCTAAGCAAGAGCACCGCGAAGGTGGCATCGACTACGTCGGTGCAGGTATCTCAGTTGTGATGTTTGCCACCCTAGTTTTTGGTCTAATCGAAGGCCGTGTTTATGGCTGGTGGCAGGCCAGCACCACAAATGTTTTCACCATCGGTGATTTCAGTTGGCCAACCGAAGGCCTTTCAATCATTCCGGTTTCGCTCGGGATCTCGTTGGTCTTCTTTGTGCTCTTTGCCCTCTGGGAGAAGGCTCGTGAGCGCGCACACAAGAATGTGCTGCTTGACCTTGACCTATTTAAAATTGGCAGTTTCAGAAACGGCTCAATTGCCGCACTGATTATTTCGATGGGCGAGTTCGGTCTACTTTTTGCAATCCCACTGTGGCTTCAGAACGTGCTTGGCCTCAGCGCAATTTCATCTGGATTGGTTCTGCTTTGGCTTGCCGGCGGCTCATTCCTGGCTTCCGGAATCGGCGGTGCGATGAGCGGCAAGCTTTCGGCCACCAACGCGGTACGCATCGGTGTTGCTCTTGAGCTAATTGGTATTGCCGGTATTGCCCTGTTCGGCACCATCGAGGGCGGCTGGCTGTCAGTAGCCGCTTGGTTGATGATTTACGGAATGGGAATCGGTCTGGCCACCGCCCAGCTGACCGGCGTGATCATGGTTGATGTTCCGAACGAAAAAATTGGTCAGGCTTCGGGCTCGCAGAGCACGGTTCGCCAAATTGGTTCAGCGCTGGGCATCGCTGTTTTGGGAACGATTCTGTTCACCTCAACTCAGGTGGCCAGCGAGCAAAACCTTCGCGAGGTTCCGTTGATTGCATCGATCGATGCGGCTGCGCAGACCGAGCTGGTTGAGGGACTTACCGACCAGGTTGTGGATTCTGCCGGTGCGGCCCTGCCATACGTTGAGGCCGGAATGATTCAGGCCGGGTTGCCGCCGCAGGCCGCCGCCGATATTCAGGCTGCCGCCAACCAGGGCTTTACTACTGGAGTTCAGGCAACCGGTTGGGCTGCTGCCGGATTTATGGCACTCGGATTTGCTTCAACCTTTGCAATGGGAACCAAGCGCCGCAAGGATTAACCTGTGAAACCGACTATCCGAGTAATTTGGCTCACCTTTATGGGCGGCACGATTGGCACGCTCGCGCGATTTTTTATCGGTGATGTATCAGGTCAACTGATGGGGCTAGTGCTGGTCAACACGCTTGGTGCCGCTGCCCTGGGTTGGTTCAACGGTGACAAACGCTTTGACACCGCAGAGCAAAAAGCGTTTTGGGCCGTTGGTCTGGCTGGTGGTTTTACGACTATGAGCGGGCTGGCGTCGATGATCGTAACTTGGCAGAGTGTGCTGGGCTGGGTGGTTTTTGCCTGGGCTCTTGCGCTCTTTGCATCGGGGTTGGCCTCTTACTATTTGGCCTACTCGATTGCTCGTGATCGGGGTGCCAAATGAGCTACCTAAGCCCCTGGATTATTGCGCTGGTCGGAGTTGCCGGCGGCGTTGGTGCGGTACTCAGGCTGTTTGCGGCTCAGTGGAACGGCAAGCTACCTTGGGGTATTTTGGCAGCCAACGTTTTGGCTTCTGGCGTGGTTGGTTTTACGGCTAACTTTTTTGCCGTTGAAGCAGCGGCCGATGCCGACTTGATGGTTTGGGCCTCGATCGGCGCAGTTGTGGTGGTTGGGTTTGCCGGAGGGCTATCAACCTTTAGCTCTTACGCTGCGCAAACGGTTGAATTTTTCAGACGGGGGCGCATTGCT
This window harbors:
- a CDS encoding CrcB family protein, with amino-acid sequence MKPTIRVIWLTFMGGTIGTLARFFIGDVSGQLMGLVLVNTLGAAALGWFNGDKRFDTAEQKAFWAVGLAGGFTTMSGLASMIVTWQSVLGWVVFAWALALFASGLASYYLAYSIARDRGAK
- a CDS encoding CrcB family protein, coding for MSYLSPWIIALVGVAGGVGAVLRLFAAQWNGKLPWGILAANVLASGVVGFTANFFAVEAAADADLMVWASIGAVVVVGFAGGLSTFSSYAAQTVEFFRRGRIAQGLINTALNLLITPLAVWLGALAALALLK
- a CDS encoding MFS transporter; translated protein: MQNTRNRWIGLVFISLAISLVIIDGTIVNTIFPSIIEDLGLTSTEVQWVQESYVLVFASLLLVWGSLADRIGRRKVLVIGLVIFVLASVWAGFSQDAAQMIMARVAQGVGGAMVLPTTLSLVNANFQGRERGIAFAVWGSTIGGMVAVGPVLGGWLATDFDWRWAFNINLPLGLLVIAGLLYWIGESKQEHREGGIDYVGAGISVVMFATLVFGLIEGRVYGWWQASTTNVFTIGDFSWPTEGLSIIPVSLGISLVFFVLFALWEKARERAHKNVLLDLDLFKIGSFRNGSIAALIISMGEFGLLFAIPLWLQNVLGLSAISSGLVLLWLAGGSFLASGIGGAMSGKLSATNAVRIGVALELIGIAGIALFGTIEGGWLSVAAWLMIYGMGIGLATAQLTGVIMVDVPNEKIGQASGSQSTVRQIGSALGIAVLGTILFTSTQVASEQNLREVPLIASIDAAAQTELVEGLTDQVVDSAGAALPYVEAGMIQAGLPPQAAADIQAAANQGFTTGVQATGWAAAGFMALGFASTFAMGTKRRKD